A genome region from Arachis duranensis cultivar V14167 chromosome 6, aradu.V14167.gnm2.J7QH, whole genome shotgun sequence includes the following:
- the LOC107492350 gene encoding short-chain dehydrogenase reductase 3b-like gives MSKQRLEGKVAIVTGGASGIGAEAVRVFVENGAFVVVADVQDELGHLLASSIGLLEKVSYCHCDIRDEKQVEETVAFAVEKYGSLDIMFSNAGIAGSISNILDLDLNDFDNAMAVNLRGAAACIKHAARVMVARRTRGSIICTASVAASVGIGAAAGVSYTASKHGLIGLVRSACGELGGYGIRVNSVSPYVVATPLVCRALDVEASEVESAGGVGTSLQGIVLKPIHVAQAALFLASDESAYISGHDLTVDGGFLAVNRGIELSLASVKTK, from the exons ATGTCTAAACAAAG GTTGGAAGGCAAGGTGGCAATAGTGACCGGAGGAGCAAGTGGAATAGGAGCAGAAGCAGTGAGGGTATTTGTGGAAAACGGTGCGTTTGTAGTTGTAGCAGATGTTCAAGACGAGCTCGGTCACCTCCTTGCAAGTTCCATTGGCTTGTTAGAGAAGGTGAGTTACTGCCACTGCGACATTAGAGACGAGAAACAAGTTGAAGAAACCGTGGCTTTCGCGGTGGAGAAATACGGAAGCCTAGACATCATGTTCAGCAACGCTGGAATTGCAGGCTCTATCTCTAACATACTTGATTTAGATCTGAACGATTTTGACAACGCCATGGCTGTGAATCTTCGCGGAGCAGCAGCGTGCATCAAGCATGCTGCACGTGTCATGGTGGCAAGAAGGACACGTGGATCCATAATATGCACAGCAAGTGTGGCTGCTTCGGTTGGTATTGGCGCAGCTGCTGGTGTTAGTTATACCGCATCCAAACACGGCCTTATAGGACTTGTGCGTTCGGCGTGTGGTGAGCTTGGCGGTTACGGGATCAGAGTGAATTCGGTTTCACCATATGTTGTGGCCACGCCTCTTGTGTGTAGAGCGCTGGATGTGGAGGCAAGTGAAGTTGAAAGTGCTGGTGGTGTTGGTACCAGTTTGCAGGGGATTGTGTTGAAGCCAATACATGTTGCGCAAGCAGCTTTGTTTCTTGCTTCTGATGAATCTGCTTACATTAGTGGACATGATTTGACCGTTGACGGAGGTTTCTTGGCCGTTAATCGCGGTATTGAACTCTCCCTAGCTAGCGTCAAAACTAAATGA